A genomic region of Phenylobacterium parvum contains the following coding sequences:
- a CDS encoding TerC family protein, translating into MDAILPLLTDPAAWAALITLIAMEVVLGIDNLIFISILSNKLPEGQRERARRLGITLALVMRLGLLSTLAWLVHLTDPVLSLGGSIGPLDMTFSWRDLILIAGGAFLLWKASKEIASMLNPKASGHETDKVALVAANFGAVIFQIILIDMVFSVDSILTAVGMTDHLPIMIVAVIITVAIMLVAADPLANFINKNPGVVMLALGFLLMIGLVLVADGFGIDIPKGYIYTAMAFSVGVEVLNILARRAKAKLGLQADH; encoded by the coding sequence ATGGACGCCATACTCCCCCTTCTGACCGACCCCGCCGCCTGGGCGGCCCTTATCACCCTGATCGCGATGGAGGTGGTGCTTGGCATCGACAACCTCATCTTCATCTCGATCCTTTCGAACAAGCTGCCGGAAGGGCAACGGGAGCGCGCGCGGCGACTGGGCATCACCCTGGCCCTCGTCATGCGCCTCGGCCTGCTCTCGACCCTGGCCTGGCTTGTGCACCTGACCGACCCGGTCCTCTCGCTTGGGGGCTCGATCGGCCCCCTCGACATGACCTTCTCCTGGCGAGACCTGATCCTCATCGCGGGCGGCGCCTTCCTGCTCTGGAAGGCGTCCAAGGAAATCGCCAGCATGTTGAACCCGAAGGCGAGCGGACATGAGACCGACAAGGTCGCCCTGGTTGCCGCCAACTTCGGGGCGGTGATCTTCCAGATCATCCTGATCGACATGGTCTTCTCGGTGGACTCGATCCTGACCGCGGTGGGCATGACCGATCACCTGCCCATCATGATCGTCGCCGTGATCATCACCGTGGCCATCATGCTGGTGGCGGCCGATCCCCTGGCCAACTTCATCAACAAGAACCCGGGCGTGGTCATGCTGGCCCTGGGCTTCCTGCTGATGATCGGCCTGGTCCTGGTGGCCGACGGCTTCGGGATCGATATCCCGAAGGGCTACATCTACACGGCCATGGCCTTCTCTGTGGGGGTCGAGGTCCTCAATATCCTGGCCAGACGCGCCAAGGCGAAACTGGGGCTCCAGGCGGATCACTGA
- a CDS encoding primosomal protein N' yields the protein MVRIVSVLLPLPLPEAFDYEEAEGLALSVGDRVLAPLGARLAAGVVTGLREGAGGNRPLKVVAERLPGPPLSPATVEFVQWAARYAADGPGLPLAIALRGARAPLPRPERLAVATGRPPARLTPARARVLEAAAAGPSPPADLARRAEVSPAVVKGLIDDGALELRLAPRPDGFGPPDLDTPAPPLNASQAAAAASLRGMIAEGGFQAALLDGVTGSGKTEVYLEAVRAALAADPEGQVLILLPEIALTQALITRVTERFGAPPGEWHSGIAPPARRQVWDAVAEGRCRIVVGARSALFLPFRRLALVVVDEEHDTSFKQEDGFIYQARDLAVVRAKLEGASVILASATPSLESLRNAETGRYRWLRLADRHGEARLPDIRLVDLRETPPDSGRWISPPLAEAMAETLAAGEQTLLFLNRRGYAPLVLCRACGEKLTAPDTDSWLVEHRYTNRLVCHLTGFSMPRPATCPHCGAADSLVSIGPGVERLEEEARALFPEARISVFSSDTVRSAADARALVETMEAGGIDILVATQAAAKGHNFPNLTLVGVVDADLGLRGGDLRAAERTFQLLAQATGRAGRRDRPGRALIQTWAPDHPVMQALQAQDRDAFVRTELYERELAGLPPFGRLAAVVVSGRDPQALEGFVRELAAAAPNAEGVEVYGPADAPLALVRGRRRKRFLVRADRQVDLSAYMAAWKARVKPRGSIRLSVDIDPYSFF from the coding sequence ATGGTCCGCATTGTCTCCGTCCTCCTGCCCCTGCCCCTGCCGGAAGCCTTCGACTACGAAGAGGCGGAGGGCCTCGCCCTGTCTGTCGGCGACCGGGTCCTTGCGCCCCTCGGCGCCCGGCTGGCCGCCGGCGTGGTCACCGGCCTGCGGGAGGGAGCCGGCGGCAACCGGCCCCTGAAGGTGGTCGCCGAGCGACTCCCGGGGCCGCCCCTCAGCCCCGCCACGGTCGAGTTCGTCCAGTGGGCCGCCCGCTACGCCGCCGATGGACCCGGCCTGCCCCTGGCCATCGCCCTGCGGGGTGCGCGGGCTCCCCTGCCCAGGCCCGAGCGCCTGGCGGTCGCCACCGGCCGCCCGCCGGCCCGCCTGACGCCCGCCCGGGCCCGGGTCCTGGAGGCCGCCGCAGCCGGGCCCTCGCCGCCGGCCGACCTTGCCCGCCGGGCGGAGGTCTCGCCCGCGGTGGTGAAGGGGCTGATCGACGACGGCGCCTTGGAGCTGCGCCTGGCGCCCCGGCCCGACGGATTCGGCCCACCGGACCTGGACACGCCGGCTCCGCCCCTCAACGCCAGCCAGGCCGCCGCCGCCGCCAGCCTGCGCGGCATGATCGCCGAGGGCGGGTTCCAGGCCGCCCTGCTCGACGGCGTGACGGGGTCGGGCAAGACGGAGGTCTACCTGGAGGCGGTCCGCGCCGCCCTCGCCGCCGACCCGGAGGGCCAGGTCCTGATCCTCCTGCCGGAGATCGCCCTCACCCAGGCCCTGATCACCCGGGTGACCGAAAGGTTCGGCGCCCCGCCGGGCGAGTGGCACTCCGGCATCGCGCCGCCAGCCCGCCGGCAGGTCTGGGACGCCGTGGCCGAGGGTCGCTGCCGGATCGTGGTCGGCGCAAGGTCGGCCCTCTTCCTGCCCTTCCGCCGCCTGGCCCTGGTGGTGGTCGACGAGGAGCATGACACCTCCTTCAAGCAGGAGGACGGCTTCATTTACCAGGCGCGCGACCTGGCGGTGGTCCGGGCCAAGCTGGAGGGGGCGTCGGTGATCCTGGCTTCGGCAACGCCCTCCCTGGAGAGCCTGCGGAACGCCGAGACGGGCCGCTACCGCTGGCTGCGGCTGGCGGACCGCCACGGCGAGGCGCGACTGCCGGACATCCGGCTGGTGGACCTGCGTGAGACCCCGCCGGACTCGGGCCGCTGGATCTCCCCGCCCCTTGCCGAGGCCATGGCCGAGACCCTGGCGGCCGGGGAGCAGACCCTGCTCTTCCTGAACCGCCGGGGATACGCTCCCCTGGTCCTGTGCCGCGCCTGCGGAGAGAAGCTGACCGCCCCGGACACGGATTCCTGGCTGGTCGAGCATCGCTACACCAACCGCCTGGTCTGCCACCTTACGGGCTTCTCCATGCCCCGGCCGGCGACCTGCCCCCACTGCGGTGCGGCGGATTCCCTGGTCTCCATCGGCCCCGGGGTCGAGCGCCTGGAGGAGGAGGCCCGGGCCCTTTTCCCGGAGGCCCGCATTTCGGTCTTCTCGTCGGATACGGTGCGCAGCGCCGCCGACGCCCGAGCCCTGGTCGAGACCATGGAGGCGGGCGGGATCGACATCCTGGTGGCCACACAGGCGGCGGCCAAGGGCCACAACTTCCCCAACCTGACCCTCGTGGGCGTGGTGGACGCCGACCTGGGCCTGCGCGGCGGGGACCTGAGGGCGGCGGAGCGCACCTTCCAGCTCCTGGCGCAGGCCACCGGCCGGGCGGGGCGCCGGGACCGGCCGGGTCGCGCCCTGATCCAGACCTGGGCGCCGGACCATCCCGTCATGCAGGCCCTGCAGGCCCAGGACCGCGACGCCTTCGTCCGGACCGAGCTGTATGAGCGGGAGCTGGCGGGTCTGCCCCCGTTTGGCCGTCTGGCCGCCGTGGTGGTGTCGGGCCGCGACCCTCAGGCCCTGGAGGGCTTCGTGCGGGAACTGGCGGCGGCGGCGCCCAATGCGGAGGGGGTGGAAGTCTACGGTCCCGCCGATGCGCCCCTGGCCCTTGTCCGGGGGCGGCGGCGGAAGCGCTTCCTGGTCAGGGCCGACCGCCAGGTCGACCTGTCGGCCTACATGGCGGCCTGGAAGGCCAGGGTGAAGCCGCGGGGGTCGATCCGCCTGTCGGTCGACATCGACCCCTACAGCTTCTTCTGA
- the fsa gene encoding fructose-6-phosphate aldolase, which translates to MQLFLDTTDVAILKDLAASGLVDGVTTNPTLIARSGRPMFDVIAEICELVEGPVSAEVAATDVAGMLAEGAKLAAIAPNVVVKVPLTREGLVATSEFAVQGISTNVTLCFSAAQALLAAKAGASYISPFIGRLDDHGAEGMDLISEIRAIYDNYDFDTEILAASIRSPAHVTAAALCGADCATIPPEVFTALFKHPLTERGLSQFLSDWAATGQSIL; encoded by the coding sequence ATGCAACTCTTCCTCGACACCACCGACGTGGCGATCCTGAAGGATCTCGCCGCCAGCGGCCTCGTCGACGGCGTGACGACCAACCCGACCCTGATCGCCAGGTCGGGCCGGCCCATGTTCGACGTCATCGCCGAGATCTGCGAGCTGGTGGAAGGCCCCGTCAGCGCCGAGGTCGCCGCCACGGACGTCGCCGGCATGCTGGCCGAGGGCGCAAAGCTGGCCGCCATCGCCCCCAACGTAGTGGTCAAGGTGCCCCTGACCCGAGAGGGCCTGGTGGCCACCTCAGAGTTCGCCGTCCAGGGCATATCGACCAATGTCACCCTGTGCTTCTCGGCGGCCCAGGCACTGCTCGCCGCCAAGGCGGGCGCGAGCTACATCTCCCCCTTCATCGGCCGGCTGGACGACCACGGCGCCGAGGGCATGGACCTGATCAGCGAGATCCGGGCCATCTACGACAACTACGACTTCGACACCGAGATCCTGGCCGCCTCGATCCGGAGCCCGGCCCATGTCACGGCCGCAGCCCTCTGCGGCGCGGACTGCGCAACGATCCCGCCCGAGGTCTTCACCGCCCTCTTCAAGCACCCGTTAACCGAACGCGGGCTTTCTCAGTTCCTCAGCGACTGGGCCGCCACGGGACAGTCGATTCTCTGA
- the mutS gene encoding DNA mismatch repair protein MutS has product MNAPVPPQVDSAGATPVMAQFFEAKARQPDALVFFRMGDFYELFFDDARQAAAALGIALTARGQHAGEPIPMCGVPVHAAEAYLSKLIRSGFKVAVCEQMEDPAEARKRGSKSIVRRDIVRVVTPGTLTEDGLLDARGANRLAAVAVRAGAAAIASVELSTGEVEVWAPGKSALASALAALGPSEILVPDRLFADEAVSAALKAAGGRVQPLPSALGEPGAAEARLKRLYGVETLDGFGALSGAEVSALGLIAAHLETTQAGRTPSLAPPRRAGEADVMAIDPATRASLEIERSLSGAREGSLLAAVDRTVTAPGARLLAARLARPLLDPERIEARLDAVDWLLARRDLRRRLRETLKGQGDMARALSRLALGRGGPRDLGGLRDGLAAGGALRALFEAAEGPLEATPPAELAESLAALDLGRRPELADLHASLSAGLGPDLPLQARDGGFVAPGVRPELDEARRLRDDSRRVILSLEAELAAQSGVALKIRHNGVLGYFIEATAKAAEPLLRPPLNATFIHRQTLANQMRFTTVALAELDARIAQAGERALAIEMAAFEAWRDLVCAAADPLREAAAACARLDVAAALAEWAEEAGAVRPELDRSTAFEAEGARHPVVEAAVRRSGGAFTPNDCRLDGQAVTAPRLAIVTGPNMAGKSTFLRQNALLAVLAQAGCPVPARRLKLGVVDRLFSRVGAGDDLARGRSTFMAEMVETAAILTQATPRSLVILDEIGRGTATWDGLAIAWACAEALHGTNRCRGLFATHYHELAELERRLQGVANLSLRAREWNGELVFLHEAGPGPADRSYGVQVARLAGVPPTVVARAQEVLERLEREAGAPAQLGDLPLFASPAPGLAKAAGPSPVDEALADMDPDGMSPREALEALYRLKGLSREA; this is encoded by the coding sequence ATGAACGCTCCCGTCCCGCCCCAGGTCGATTCGGCCGGCGCCACGCCGGTCATGGCCCAGTTCTTCGAGGCCAAGGCGCGGCAGCCCGACGCCCTTGTCTTCTTCCGCATGGGCGACTTCTACGAACTCTTCTTCGACGACGCCCGACAGGCGGCGGCGGCCCTCGGCATCGCCCTGACCGCCCGCGGCCAGCACGCGGGCGAGCCCATCCCCATGTGCGGCGTGCCGGTCCATGCAGCGGAGGCCTATCTCTCCAAGCTGATCCGGTCCGGCTTCAAGGTGGCGGTCTGCGAGCAGATGGAGGACCCGGCGGAGGCGCGCAAGCGCGGGTCGAAGTCGATCGTTCGCCGCGACATCGTGCGGGTGGTCACCCCGGGAACCCTGACCGAGGACGGCCTCCTGGACGCCCGGGGCGCCAACCGGCTGGCGGCCGTGGCGGTGCGGGCCGGCGCCGCCGCCATCGCCAGCGTCGAACTGTCCACGGGCGAGGTGGAGGTATGGGCGCCCGGCAAGTCAGCCCTCGCCTCGGCCCTGGCGGCCCTGGGCCCCTCGGAGATCCTTGTGCCGGACCGGCTGTTTGCCGACGAGGCGGTGAGCGCCGCCCTCAAGGCGGCTGGCGGCCGGGTCCAGCCCCTGCCCTCGGCCCTGGGCGAACCGGGCGCCGCCGAGGCCCGGCTGAAGCGTCTTTACGGGGTCGAGACCCTGGACGGGTTCGGCGCACTGTCCGGCGCCGAGGTCTCGGCCCTGGGCCTGATCGCCGCCCACCTGGAGACCACCCAGGCCGGCCGCACCCCATCCCTCGCCCCGCCCCGGCGGGCCGGGGAGGCCGACGTCATGGCGATCGACCCGGCCACCCGCGCCAGCCTGGAGATCGAGCGCAGCCTTTCGGGCGCACGGGAGGGCTCGCTCCTGGCCGCCGTGGACCGGACGGTGACGGCGCCGGGCGCACGGCTGCTGGCGGCGCGCCTCGCCCGCCCCCTGTTGGACCCGGAACGGATCGAGGCCCGGCTGGACGCCGTCGACTGGCTGCTTGCGCGGCGGGACCTGCGTCGCCGGTTGCGCGAAACCCTCAAGGGACAGGGCGACATGGCCCGGGCCCTGTCGCGGCTGGCCCTCGGCCGGGGCGGTCCCCGGGACCTGGGCGGACTGCGCGACGGCCTGGCGGCGGGCGGCGCCCTGCGCGCCCTGTTCGAGGCCGCCGAAGGCCCCCTGGAGGCGACTCCGCCAGCCGAGCTGGCGGAAAGCCTGGCCGCCCTCGACCTCGGCCGGCGACCGGAACTGGCCGACCTGCACGCCAGCCTCTCCGCCGGCCTCGGACCCGACCTGCCCCTTCAGGCGCGGGACGGCGGCTTTGTCGCCCCGGGCGTCCGGCCCGAGCTGGACGAGGCGCGCCGGCTGCGGGACGACAGCCGCCGGGTCATCCTGTCCCTTGAGGCTGAACTGGCGGCGCAGAGCGGCGTCGCCCTCAAGATCCGGCACAATGGGGTGCTGGGCTACTTCATCGAGGCCACGGCCAAAGCGGCCGAGCCCCTGCTGCGTCCGCCCCTGAACGCCACCTTCATCCACCGCCAGACCCTGGCCAACCAGATGCGGTTCACGACCGTGGCCCTGGCCGAGCTGGATGCGCGGATCGCCCAGGCGGGCGAGCGGGCCCTGGCCATCGAGATGGCCGCCTTCGAGGCCTGGCGGGACCTGGTCTGCGCAGCCGCAGATCCCCTGCGGGAGGCCGCGGCGGCCTGCGCCCGCCTGGACGTAGCCGCCGCCCTTGCTGAATGGGCCGAAGAGGCCGGGGCTGTCCGGCCCGAGCTGGACCGCAGCACCGCCTTCGAGGCCGAGGGCGCCCGCCATCCGGTGGTCGAGGCGGCGGTGCGTCGCTCTGGCGGCGCCTTCACGCCCAATGACTGCCGGCTTGACGGCCAGGCCGTGACGGCCCCGCGGCTGGCCATCGTCACCGGCCCGAACATGGCGGGCAAGTCGACCTTCCTGCGCCAGAACGCCCTGCTGGCGGTCCTCGCCCAGGCCGGTTGCCCGGTGCCCGCCCGACGCCTGAAGCTGGGCGTGGTCGACCGCCTGTTCAGCCGTGTGGGGGCGGGCGACGACCTGGCCCGGGGCCGTTCGACCTTCATGGCGGAGATGGTCGAGACCGCCGCCATCCTGACCCAGGCGACCCCGCGCTCCCTGGTGATCCTGGATGAGATCGGGCGCGGCACGGCGACCTGGGACGGCCTGGCCATCGCCTGGGCCTGCGCAGAGGCCCTGCATGGGACCAACCGGTGCCGGGGCCTCTTCGCCACCCATTACCACGAGCTGGCCGAGCTTGAGCGACGCCTGCAGGGCGTGGCCAACCTGTCCCTCCGGGCCCGGGAATGGAACGGGGAGCTGGTCTTCCTGCACGAGGCCGGCCCGGGTCCTGCGGACAGGTCCTACGGAGTCCAGGTCGCCCGGCTGGCGGGCGTGCCCCCGACGGTTGTGGCCCGGGCCCAGGAGGTCCTGGAGCGGCTGGAGCGGGAGGCCGGCGCCCCGGCCCAGCTGGGCGACCTGCCCCTGTTCGCATCCCCCGCACCTGGATTGGCGAAGGCCGCGGGTCCCTCCCCGGTGGACGAGGCCCTGGCGGACATGGACCCGGACGGCATGAGCCCCCGTGAGGCCTTGGAGGCCCTCTACCGCCTGAAGGGCCTTTCCCGGGAGGCCTAG
- a CDS encoding alpha/beta fold hydrolase yields MRSTTSRFAAAGLAAILLAGSLPADAAPAARTLPGGDAGSRVPGYPDVMAEYIQLPGGKAPGTPASLNTASFLRVRPAADGARPGPANAVIVGLPGFSSTPPHWLFLASQMVSRASKESCGNQPCRVEVWVLQRRGANLAETEALTEARRKGDPALALNHYLGADSIGPNGQVGSPTASAKWKPLTQTDLAFMADWGFETYAADVDAMIGRIRERSGARNIFLAGHSQGGGFVANYAARKRPDGRRGVEGLAGLIFLDGGPSAGVQPEPTAAELDAYFTRVSALRSGKDRVYTDANGLLGAIAGPASAASQSVTGVYYALSDPSAEAIFPLRVAGMAPAPGDDFLKTARMTWLARAGASFDTDPVPGGGVQMQILQFLGQGLGRLDFTPMPGTEDRCDRTPPPPAAGPMRALAPPPKCVPSGAMADPGRVHGWIEPGGASGPKEAGRAELWMNAQAFAPTRSNIRPVTVSFAESGRRRIDASDMVASNWYPSERWDFDAGFVGRYKTLKVDRDGVKLDVDKAAIAGVPVYVARQGFTQGVSGNPFPGVKDYTEVNKTGTWQTPEAKAISPLDPAINAAIYFHTDFVGADDSRAGQARPGEPGVSAVSGTLVDWVLKRAKGLADTPSPAALGVRARY; encoded by the coding sequence ATGCGATCCACTACATCCAGGTTCGCCGCCGCCGGCTTGGCCGCCATCCTGCTTGCAGGATCGCTGCCCGCCGACGCTGCACCCGCCGCCCGCACCCTCCCCGGCGGTGACGCCGGCAGCCGCGTCCCTGGGTATCCGGACGTGATGGCCGAATACATCCAGCTGCCGGGCGGCAAGGCGCCCGGGACCCCGGCCAGCCTGAACACCGCCAGCTTCCTGCGGGTCCGACCCGCCGCTGACGGCGCCCGGCCGGGACCGGCCAACGCCGTGATCGTCGGCCTGCCGGGCTTCTCCTCGACGCCGCCGCACTGGCTCTTCCTGGCCAGCCAGATGGTCTCGCGGGCCTCGAAGGAATCGTGCGGGAACCAGCCCTGCCGGGTGGAGGTCTGGGTGCTGCAGCGCCGGGGCGCGAATCTGGCGGAAACGGAGGCCCTCACGGAGGCCCGGCGCAAGGGCGACCCGGCCCTGGCCCTGAACCACTATCTGGGCGCCGACTCCATCGGGCCGAACGGCCAGGTGGGATCGCCGACCGCCTCGGCGAAGTGGAAGCCCCTGACCCAGACGGACCTCGCCTTCATGGCGGACTGGGGCTTCGAGACCTACGCCGCCGACGTCGACGCCATGATCGGCCGCATCCGCGAACGCTCGGGCGCCCGCAACATCTTCCTGGCCGGGCACAGCCAGGGCGGCGGCTTCGTGGCCAACTACGCGGCGCGGAAGCGCCCGGACGGACGGCGCGGAGTGGAAGGCCTGGCGGGCCTGATCTTCCTGGACGGCGGCCCCTCGGCGGGTGTGCAGCCCGAGCCGACCGCGGCGGAGCTGGACGCCTATTTCACCCGGGTCTCGGCCCTGCGCAGCGGCAAGGACCGGGTCTACACGGACGCCAACGGCCTGCTGGGCGCCATCGCCGGCCCGGCCTCGGCCGCCAGCCAGTCGGTGACCGGCGTCTATTACGCCCTGTCCGATCCCTCGGCGGAGGCCATCTTTCCCCTTCGGGTCGCCGGCATGGCCCCCGCCCCCGGGGACGACTTCCTCAAGACTGCACGGATGACCTGGCTCGCCCGGGCCGGCGCGAGCTTCGATACCGACCCGGTTCCCGGCGGCGGGGTCCAGATGCAGATTCTCCAGTTCCTGGGCCAGGGCCTCGGACGGCTGGACTTCACCCCCATGCCGGGGACCGAGGACCGCTGCGACCGCACCCCGCCCCCGCCGGCGGCCGGCCCCATGCGCGCCCTCGCGCCCCCGCCCAAGTGCGTCCCCTCGGGCGCCATGGCGGACCCCGGGCGGGTGCACGGCTGGATCGAGCCTGGCGGCGCCTCCGGCCCGAAGGAGGCCGGACGGGCGGAGCTTTGGATGAACGCCCAGGCCTTCGCCCCCACGCGGTCCAACATCCGGCCGGTGACCGTGAGCTTCGCCGAGTCCGGTAGGCGCCGGATCGACGCCTCTGACATGGTCGCCTCCAACTGGTACCCCTCCGAGCGTTGGGATTTCGACGCCGGCTTCGTCGGCCGCTACAAGACCCTCAAGGTCGACCGCGACGGCGTGAAGCTGGACGTCGACAAGGCCGCCATCGCCGGCGTTCCGGTCTATGTCGCCCGGCAGGGCTTCACCCAGGGCGTCTCGGGCAACCCCTTCCCGGGGGTGAAGGACTACACCGAGGTCAACAAGACCGGCACATGGCAGACGCCGGAGGCCAAGGCGATCAGCCCGCTCGACCCGGCGATCAACGCCGCCATCTACTTCCACACGGACTTCGTGGGCGCCGACGACTCCCGGGCTGGCCAGGCCCGCCCGGGCGAGCCCGGCGTCTCGGCCGTGTCCGGCACCCTCGTCGACTGGGTCCTGAAGCGGGCGAAGGGCCTGGCGGATACGCCCTCGCCCGCCGCCCTCGGGGTGCGGGCCCGGTACTGA
- a CDS encoding magnesium transporter CorA family protein, with protein sequence MLNFLPRETRSFRAVHALDLPPEWQAPDDIIWIELISPDRHEEAVIESALRLDLPTSREMAQIEPSSRLYMEGGATFMTASLLSRADEEHPVLTPVTFVLANGRLVTLRYEPLRAFTAFSQRVTGPDYAEASGADLFLDLLDAVIERLAEVLERGSERVQASSNAIFDRPRGAAFEPLLTSLARTQSLAALARTSLASLARLASFAALAPEIAGKPSAQAHLVSVQQDIVSLTEHAAAQSAHIAFLLDAALGLINIEQNIGIKTFSVFTVLLMPPTLIGAIYGMNFEVMPELTWPWGYPLALGLMVVSGVAPLLWFRRKGWF encoded by the coding sequence ATGCTCAATTTCCTCCCGCGCGAGACCCGCAGCTTCCGGGCCGTGCACGCCCTGGACCTGCCCCCGGAGTGGCAGGCGCCGGACGACATCATCTGGATCGAGCTCATCAGCCCCGACCGGCATGAAGAGGCTGTGATCGAGAGCGCCCTGCGCCTGGACCTGCCGACCTCCCGCGAGATGGCCCAGATCGAGCCTTCCAGCCGGCTCTACATGGAGGGCGGGGCGACCTTCATGACCGCCAGCCTCCTGAGCCGGGCCGATGAAGAGCATCCCGTACTGACGCCGGTGACCTTTGTCCTCGCCAATGGCCGGCTGGTGACCCTCCGCTACGAGCCACTCCGGGCCTTCACCGCCTTTTCCCAGCGGGTAACCGGGCCAGACTACGCCGAAGCGTCCGGCGCCGACCTTTTCCTGGATCTCCTGGACGCCGTCATCGAGCGGCTGGCGGAGGTCCTCGAGCGGGGATCGGAGCGGGTCCAGGCCTCGTCCAACGCCATCTTCGACCGGCCGCGGGGCGCCGCCTTCGAGCCCCTGTTGACCAGCCTCGCCCGGACCCAGTCCCTGGCGGCCCTGGCCCGCACAAGCCTGGCCAGCCTCGCCCGCCTGGCCAGCTTCGCCGCCCTCGCCCCTGAGATCGCCGGCAAGCCCTCTGCCCAGGCCCACCTGGTCTCGGTCCAGCAGGACATCGTGTCCCTGACCGAGCACGCCGCCGCCCAGTCGGCCCACATCGCCTTCCTGCTCGATGCAGCCCTCGGCCTGATCAACATCGAGCAGAATATCGGCATCAAGACCTTCTCGGTCTTCACCGTCCTCCTGATGCCGCCCACCCTGATCGGCGCCATCTACGGCATGAACTTCGAGGTCATGCCCGAACTGACCTGGCCCTGGGGTTATCCCCTGGCCCTCGGCCTGATGGTGGTCAGCGGCGTCGCGCCCCTGCTCTGGTTCCGCCGCAAGGGATGGTTCTAG
- a CDS encoding CHAP domain-containing protein yields MFRRAMHIAVGAFVAGIVAFAPLSSAVADRYWQCVPFARLVSGIQIFGDAHTWWRQATGRYETGFSPRAGSVLCFKPSGAMTLGHVAVVSQVLTDRVIQITHANWSRIGGTRGQIERDVTVIDVSPAGDWSRVKVWYDPVRDIGSSTYPTYGFIYPDAQAVRMASSQFNAAQSAALTVAQSAASQVASTVRPGATPLSILGQAADAGDRIAALIQSVTAPPPPR; encoded by the coding sequence ATGTTCAGGCGCGCCATGCACATCGCCGTCGGGGCGTTCGTCGCCGGGATTGTGGCTTTCGCGCCGCTCTCCAGCGCCGTCGCCGACCGTTACTGGCAGTGCGTGCCCTTCGCCCGCCTGGTGTCCGGCATCCAGATCTTCGGCGACGCCCACACCTGGTGGCGCCAGGCCACGGGTCGCTACGAGACCGGTTTCTCGCCCCGGGCGGGCTCGGTCCTCTGCTTCAAGCCATCCGGCGCCATGACCCTCGGCCACGTGGCCGTGGTCAGCCAGGTCCTCACCGACCGGGTCATCCAGATCACCCACGCCAACTGGTCCCGTATCGGCGGGACCCGCGGCCAGATCGAGCGCGACGTTACCGTGATCGATGTCTCCCCCGCCGGCGACTGGTCCCGGGTGAAGGTCTGGTACGACCCGGTCCGCGACATCGGTTCCAGCACCTATCCGACCTACGGCTTCATCTACCCCGACGCCCAGGCCGTGCGGATGGCCTCCAGCCAGTTCAACGCCGCCCAGAGCGCCGCCCTCACCGTGGCCCAGAGCGCGGCCAGCCAGGTGGCCTCCACCGTCCGTCCGGGCGCGACCCCGCTCTCGATCCTTGGTCAGGCAGCTGACGCCGGCGACCGGATCGCCGCGCTCATCCAGTCCGTGACCGCTCCGCCGCCGCCGCGCTAG
- a CDS encoding DUF484 family protein, whose protein sequence is MSGSGEAEPQDGPGPETVRAALLRRPDILTGDPETLQALGLALRPDARVVEFGPAALARVSEVARAESEARSRLEAVARANFAAQAQTREAVVDLLDAGDAADLALRLDEIARARFGLQAGALGLEGGAGPQGWRRLPEGGIAQVLEDGAEILLGFRATALGLFGDQAPFIRSMALARLELPTGPGLLGFGSGDPEGFTPDMGPELVAFVARVAERLARRLMDAEPGGVA, encoded by the coding sequence ATGAGCGGGTCGGGCGAGGCGGAGCCGCAGGACGGGCCCGGGCCGGAGACGGTGCGCGCGGCCCTGCTCCGCCGGCCGGACATCCTGACGGGCGACCCTGAGACCCTGCAGGCCCTGGGTCTGGCGCTTCGTCCCGACGCCCGCGTCGTCGAGTTCGGCCCGGCCGCCCTGGCCCGGGTCAGCGAGGTCGCCCGCGCGGAGAGCGAGGCCCGTTCCCGCCTCGAGGCCGTCGCCCGCGCCAACTTCGCCGCCCAGGCCCAGACCCGCGAGGCCGTGGTGGACCTGCTGGACGCCGGGGACGCCGCCGACCTCGCCCTGCGCCTGGACGAGATCGCCCGGGCCCGCTTCGGCCTCCAGGCCGGGGCCCTGGGGCTCGAGGGCGGGGCGGGGCCGCAAGGCTGGCGTCGCCTGCCGGAGGGCGGGATCGCCCAGGTCCTGGAGGACGGAGCCGAAATCCTGCTTGGCTTCCGCGCCACGGCCCTGGGACTGTTCGGAGACCAGGCGCCCTTCATACGCTCCATGGCCCTGGCCCGCCTTGAACTGCCTACCGGCCCGGGGCTCCTCGGTTTCGGATCGGGCGATCCCGAGGGCTTCACGCCGGACATGGGACCAGAGCTTGTCGCCTTCGTGGCCCGGGTCGCCGAGCGCCTGGCGCGCCGCCTCATGGACGCGGAGCCGGGCGGAGTCGCCTGA